A stretch of the Desulfuromonas sp. TF genome encodes the following:
- a CDS encoding dihydroorotase → MKILIKGGRVCDPAQGIDETMDLLIEEGRVSRLDRDIEAADAEVIDAAGKVVTPGFLDIHVHLRDPGYEYKEDIVSGTRAAAAGGFTSVACMPNTSPFNDNKAVTLYILNKAREEGSANVFPVASITKCLKGETLSEMGDLKAAGCIGFSDDGRPVASGEVMRRGMEYARGFKMPIISHSEELSIVGDGVMNDGFVATELGLKGIPWVAESAAVARDVMLAEYTGARLHVCHISTRQSLEIIRNARKRGALITCEVTPHHFTLTEEAVRGYDTNTKMNPPLRGAEDVAAMKEGLADGTIDAIATDHAPHHYDEKNVEYNIAHNGIVGLETALPLTLRLVDEGVLSLSNAVARLTCGPAKALGIPRGTLEAGSIADVTIFDPELEWTVNAAKFASKSRNTPFDGWKMKGAATHTILGGRVVYKRQS, encoded by the coding sequence ATGAAGATACTGATCAAAGGCGGCCGAGTGTGCGATCCCGCCCAAGGCATCGATGAGACGATGGACCTGCTGATCGAGGAGGGGAGGGTTTCCCGGCTCGACCGCGATATCGAGGCGGCTGATGCCGAAGTCATCGACGCAGCCGGCAAGGTGGTGACCCCGGGTTTCCTCGACATCCATGTCCATCTGCGCGACCCCGGCTACGAATACAAGGAGGATATCGTCTCCGGAACCCGGGCCGCGGCCGCCGGCGGGTTCACCTCCGTGGCCTGCATGCCCAACACCAGCCCCTTCAACGACAACAAGGCGGTCACTCTCTATATCCTTAACAAGGCCAGGGAAGAAGGTTCCGCCAACGTTTTCCCGGTGGCGAGCATCACCAAATGTCTCAAGGGCGAGACCCTCTCCGAGATGGGCGACCTCAAAGCCGCCGGCTGCATCGGCTTCTCCGATGACGGGCGCCCCGTGGCCAGCGGCGAGGTCATGCGCCGGGGGATGGAGTACGCCCGGGGATTCAAAATGCCGATCATCAGCCACTCGGAAGAGCTCTCCATCGTCGGAGACGGGGTGATGAACGACGGCTTCGTCGCCACCGAACTCGGTCTCAAGGGGATACCCTGGGTGGCCGAGAGCGCGGCCGTAGCCCGAGACGTCATGCTGGCCGAATACACCGGAGCCCGCCTGCATGTCTGCCACATCTCCACTCGGCAGTCCCTGGAGATCATCCGGAACGCCAGGAAGAGAGGTGCGCTTATCACCTGCGAAGTGACGCCTCACCACTTCACCCTGACCGAAGAAGCGGTGCGCGGCTATGACACCAATACCAAGATGAATCCCCCCTTGCGCGGCGCGGAAGATGTCGCGGCGATGAAGGAGGGGTTGGCGGACGGCACCATCGATGCAATCGCCACCGACCACGCTCCCCATCATTATGATGAGAAAAATGTCGAGTACAACATCGCACACAACGGCATTGTCGGTCTGGAGACGGCTCTGCCCCTGACCTTGCGCCTGGTCGATGAAGGAGTTCTTTCCCTCAGCAATGCCGTCGCCCGGTTGACCTGCGGGCCCGCAAAGGCTCTCGGCATTCCCCGGGGAACCTTGGAAGCCGGCTCGATCGCCGACGTGACGATCTTCGACCCGGAGCTGGAATGGACCGTAAATGCCGCGAAATTCGCTTCCAAAAGCCGGAATACCCCTTTCGATGGCTGGAAAATGAAGGGGGCGGCTACCCACACTATCCTTGGCGGCAGGGTGGTCTATAAAAGGCAGTCATAG
- the carA gene encoding glutamine-hydrolyzing carbamoyl-phosphate synthase small subunit: MKAILALADGRVFHGKAFGASGEVAGEVVFNTSMSGYQEILTDPSYAGEIVTMTYPLIGNYGINLEDVESVRPHLAGFVVKECSNFPSNWRSRMSLDAYLKENNIVGIQGIDTRALVRHIRDKGAQTGIISSVDLDAQRLVEKALKAPSIVGRDLVREVTCKESYHWSEGPWELADGYKKTGPPARFKVIAYDFGIKRNILRNLVESGCDVTVVPADTPAEEVLAMNPDGIFLSNGPGDPEPIVYAQENIRKILGKKPLFGICLGHQLLSIALGGKTYKLKFGHRGGNQPVRRGDGHEVEITAQNHGFAVDADSINGHAVLTHINLNDNTVEGLSHMELPAFSVQYHPEASPGPHDARYLFDRFIEMMEKEKSRNA, encoded by the coding sequence ATGAAAGCAATTCTGGCCCTTGCCGACGGCAGGGTTTTTCACGGCAAGGCCTTCGGCGCTTCGGGAGAGGTCGCCGGCGAAGTCGTGTTCAACACCAGCATGTCCGGTTATCAGGAGATTCTCACCGATCCTTCCTACGCCGGCGAGATCGTCACCATGACCTATCCCCTGATCGGTAATTACGGGATAAACCTCGAAGATGTGGAGTCCGTCCGACCTCATCTGGCAGGCTTTGTGGTCAAGGAGTGCAGCAATTTTCCCAGCAACTGGCGCTCCCGAATGAGTCTCGACGCCTACCTCAAGGAAAATAACATCGTCGGGATCCAGGGGATCGACACCCGAGCCCTGGTGCGGCATATCCGCGACAAGGGTGCCCAGACAGGAATCATCTCCTCGGTCGACCTCGATGCCCAACGCCTGGTCGAAAAGGCGCTGAAGGCTCCCTCCATCGTCGGCCGCGACCTGGTGCGCGAAGTGACCTGCAAGGAATCCTACCACTGGAGCGAAGGCCCCTGGGAACTTGCCGACGGATATAAAAAGACGGGCCCGCCCGCCCGCTTCAAAGTGATTGCCTACGACTTCGGGATCAAACGCAATATCCTGCGCAACCTGGTCGAATCGGGCTGCGATGTCACCGTCGTTCCCGCCGACACTCCAGCCGAAGAGGTACTGGCCATGAACCCGGACGGCATTTTCCTCAGCAACGGCCCCGGAGATCCCGAGCCGATCGTCTATGCCCAGGAAAACATCCGGAAGATCCTCGGCAAGAAACCTCTTTTCGGCATCTGTCTCGGCCATCAGCTCCTCTCCATCGCCCTCGGCGGCAAGACCTACAAGCTCAAGTTCGGCCATCGGGGCGGCAATCAGCCGGTTCGGCGGGGGGATGGACACGAGGTAGAGATCACCGCTCAGAATCACGGCTTTGCTGTCGATGCCGATTCAATCAACGGTCACGCGGTCCTGACCCACATCAATCTCAACGACAACACCGTCGAGGGCCTCTCTCACATGGAATTGCCGGCTTTTTCCGTTCAGTACCACCCCGAAGCCTCCCCGGGGCCTCATGATGCTCGATATCTGTTCGATCGCTTTATCGAGATGATGGAAAAAGAGAAAAGCCGTAACGCGTGA
- the pyrR gene encoding bifunctional pyr operon transcriptional regulator/uracil phosphoribosyltransferase PyrR, producing the protein MAKTETVILDQAGVSRALTRIAHEILERNKGVADLALVGIRTGGDHLAEMLRRRILEIEGEELPLGAVDITMYRDDLDSRGSLPMGKTEIPFSLDDKRIILVDDVLYTGRTIRAAMDALIDFGRPRSIQLAVLVDRGHRELPIRPDYIGRNTPTSREEQVKVEFDKNHVPIEVRLIKP; encoded by the coding sequence ATGGCAAAAACGGAAACCGTTATTCTGGATCAGGCCGGCGTCAGCCGGGCGCTGACCCGCATCGCACACGAGATTCTGGAAAGGAACAAGGGAGTCGCCGACCTTGCCCTGGTTGGTATCCGCACCGGCGGAGACCATCTTGCCGAAATGCTGCGCCGGCGCATCCTCGAGATCGAGGGAGAGGAACTGCCCCTCGGCGCGGTGGATATCACCATGTACAGGGACGATCTCGACTCCCGGGGGAGCCTGCCCATGGGCAAGACAGAAATCCCCTTTTCTCTTGATGATAAGAGAATCATTCTGGTGGACGACGTTCTCTATACCGGCCGGACTATCCGCGCCGCGATGGATGCTCTGATCGATTTCGGCCGTCCCCGCAGCATCCAACTGGCGGTGCTGGTCGATCGCGGCCATCGGGAACTCCCGATTCGCCCGGACTATATCGGTCGCAACACGCCGACCTCCCGGGAGGAGCAGGTCAAGGTAGAGTTCGATAAGAATCATGTTCCGATCGAGGTTCGCCTCATCAAACCGTGA
- the lepB gene encoding signal peptidase I encodes MTKNTKMIKAEWPDEKQKTKKPWYREYSEALIVAAILALIIRTFVVQAFKIPSGSMEDTLLIGDHLLVNKFIYGMQVPFSDTRFLSLRHPERGDIIVFEFPDDEDKSYFKRRDFIKRVIGTPGDTVEVRDKKVYVNGELYRIPQEVHKDPGLQPPNYGPRDFTGPVKVPPGQYFVMGDNRDHSYDSRFWGFVEESKIKGLAFIKYWSWDREENWPRWARIGHPIK; translated from the coding sequence ATGACCAAGAATACGAAAATGATAAAAGCCGAGTGGCCCGATGAAAAACAAAAGACGAAAAAGCCGTGGTATCGGGAATATTCCGAGGCGCTGATCGTCGCCGCAATTCTGGCGCTGATCATCCGCACCTTCGTTGTTCAGGCCTTCAAAATCCCCTCGGGCTCCATGGAGGATACCCTCCTCATCGGCGACCACCTGCTGGTCAACAAGTTCATTTACGGAATGCAGGTACCTTTTAGCGATACCCGGTTTCTTTCGCTGCGTCATCCCGAGCGGGGAGATATCATCGTTTTTGAATTTCCCGACGATGAGGACAAATCGTATTTCAAGCGCCGCGATTTCATTAAACGGGTGATCGGAACTCCGGGCGACACCGTGGAGGTTCGCGACAAGAAAGTCTACGTCAACGGCGAGCTTTATCGGATCCCTCAGGAAGTTCACAAGGACCCGGGTTTGCAGCCCCCCAATTACGGTCCGCGGGACTTCACAGGTCCCGTCAAGGTACCGCCTGGGCAGTACTTTGTCATGGGAGATAATCGCGACCATTCCTATGACAGTCGATTCTGGGGATTCGTCGAGGAGTCCAAGATCAAGGGGCTGGCTTTCATCAAGTACTGGTCCTGGGACCGCGAAGAAAACTGGCCTCGCTGGGCCCGGATAGGCCATCCGATCAAGTAA
- a CDS encoding bifunctional diguanylate cyclase/phosphodiesterase: protein MFGVLLVAALAATFFSPAISSIGEVSLAGIAILLTVRLYGTRWGLAAALLAATCTFVLWSNLAAALLLIMEALVVGMLLQRGMRNLLYAGAIFWLFFGLPLMWLNHSVFLRMPMDALLLPMLIPFANGLFNALAATLLLRFSPLLQWRERMFQTLWETQFNLVAGCFILPVLLMILLNLNGPRDFFSADLEAEMVGQCLALDNFLGSRHRQGAVDNHALVQLLEEFPLRGPFHITLLDPNGRIIASTDPNRPPMEDYFQNSKKITPSLAGAGYLWEPSHQRFTALPSWRAVLPPESRSETSFFWKTVIEFPSGLHSTYLKRSVAGGMAIMLAPALLALFLVRNINRKITAPLEDLARVTTNLPDRLKSNLPVAWPDSDGTDVGSLVRNFQALADELERNYRESQKVGTESEKVFDDIMAQRNWEVFTVGRKLRVEMDRRKRIEELVSKLEMAESKYRFLVEKTLVGVYFLTGDRLSYVNPRFAEIFGYRIEELTPGLKLTDLVAQEDRVLVDGNLRRQMLGEVNNLQFKFRGIRKDGSPIHVEVLSGKGAYEGQTAILGTLMDITARVKAEQTIEHMAYHDPLTGLPNRLLFADRAHQSLNFAMRNQQMIGMLFLDLDHFKNVNDTLGHAAGDQLLKTVTERLRECLRDSDTIGRFGGDEFNILVTQVRQESDISLVAHKILRAMSFPFQIEGHEIYMTCSIGIALYPRDCHDVHALIKNADTALYRAKDLGRNNYQVYSPAMNARALERMAMENSLRRVLERKELRVHYQAQVSFKTGKIVGMEALVRWEHEIGEMIQPSVFIPLAEQIGVIAPIGEWVLRTACYQAKTWQQEGFAPLRVGINVSAAQLQDPKFADVVTHIVSESKIDPKWINLEITESVVMEDVKEAVGKFRQLHDVGITLAIDDFGIGYSSLSYLRDFPVDQLKMDRSFVQNLPHQTNDANIARHIIAMAHEVGLSVIAEGVETAEQFEFLRSLGCNEGQGFLLSRPVPPEEFTKLLRRGKTFSFPAASSTLPLPTETAASLA, encoded by the coding sequence ATGTTCGGCGTCCTGCTCGTAGCGGCCCTGGCGGCCACTTTCTTCTCTCCTGCCATATCCTCTATCGGCGAAGTTTCCCTCGCCGGGATTGCCATTCTGCTGACTGTGCGTCTTTACGGCACCCGATGGGGACTTGCAGCGGCCCTCCTTGCCGCGACCTGCACTTTCGTTCTATGGAGCAATCTGGCAGCCGCTCTTCTACTGATCATGGAGGCGCTGGTTGTCGGAATGCTTCTGCAGCGGGGGATGCGGAACCTCCTTTATGCCGGCGCCATCTTCTGGTTATTCTTCGGACTACCGCTGATGTGGCTGAACCACAGCGTTTTCCTCCGGATGCCCATGGACGCCCTCCTCCTTCCAATGCTAATACCTTTTGCCAACGGGCTCTTCAATGCCCTTGCAGCCACCCTCCTCCTTCGCTTTTCGCCACTGCTGCAGTGGCGGGAGCGTATGTTTCAAACGCTCTGGGAGACACAGTTCAACCTCGTGGCTGGTTGTTTTATCCTGCCCGTCCTGCTGATGATTCTGCTCAACCTCAATGGCCCCAGAGACTTCTTCAGCGCTGACCTGGAGGCCGAAATGGTGGGACAATGCCTGGCCTTGGACAACTTTCTAGGATCCAGGCACCGGCAAGGCGCTGTGGACAACCATGCACTCGTTCAACTTCTTGAAGAGTTTCCTCTACGTGGCCCCTTCCATATCACCCTTCTGGATCCGAACGGCAGAATCATCGCCAGTACCGACCCGAACCGTCCTCCCATGGAGGATTATTTTCAGAATTCGAAAAAAATCACCCCTTCACTCGCCGGCGCAGGCTATCTGTGGGAACCTTCGCATCAGCGTTTTACGGCCCTCCCCTCCTGGCGTGCGGTTCTGCCGCCGGAATCCCGCTCGGAAACCTCCTTTTTCTGGAAAACGGTTATTGAATTCCCCTCCGGACTGCACAGCACCTATCTGAAAAGATCGGTGGCCGGCGGTATGGCGATCATGCTTGCCCCTGCCCTTCTGGCTTTATTCCTGGTCAGGAATATCAACAGAAAAATAACCGCTCCCCTTGAAGATCTTGCGCGGGTCACCACCAATCTCCCGGATCGTCTCAAGTCGAACCTTCCCGTCGCCTGGCCGGATTCCGATGGAACCGATGTGGGCTCACTGGTGAGGAATTTTCAGGCGCTTGCCGACGAGTTGGAAAGGAACTACCGAGAATCACAAAAAGTGGGGACTGAATCGGAAAAAGTGTTCGATGACATTATGGCCCAACGCAACTGGGAGGTTTTTACCGTCGGACGCAAACTCAGGGTTGAAATGGACAGGCGGAAGAGGATCGAAGAACTTGTATCCAAACTGGAGATGGCCGAATCCAAATATCGCTTCCTTGTGGAAAAAACACTGGTGGGAGTCTATTTTCTTACCGGAGACCGCCTCTCTTATGTCAATCCGCGTTTTGCCGAGATTTTCGGCTACCGGATCGAAGAACTGACGCCCGGTCTTAAGCTGACAGACCTGGTCGCCCAGGAGGACCGGGTTCTGGTCGATGGCAACCTTCGTCGACAGATGCTCGGCGAAGTCAACAATCTGCAGTTCAAGTTCCGCGGGATCAGAAAAGACGGCAGTCCGATTCATGTCGAAGTCCTTAGCGGAAAAGGAGCCTATGAAGGGCAAACGGCGATACTGGGGACCCTCATGGATATCACTGCCCGAGTCAAGGCTGAACAAACCATCGAGCACATGGCCTACCATGACCCCCTTACGGGATTGCCCAACCGTCTTCTTTTTGCCGACAGAGCTCATCAGTCATTGAACTTCGCCATGCGTAATCAGCAGATGATAGGCATGCTCTTTCTCGATCTCGACCATTTCAAAAACGTCAACGATACGCTAGGCCACGCCGCCGGCGATCAGTTGCTTAAAACAGTGACCGAACGGCTGCGAGAATGCCTGCGGGACAGCGACACGATCGGCCGCTTCGGGGGAGACGAATTCAATATTCTGGTGACCCAGGTGAGGCAGGAATCCGACATCAGCCTTGTGGCCCATAAAATACTCCGCGCCATGAGCTTTCCATTCCAGATCGAGGGGCATGAAATCTATATGACTTGCAGTATCGGCATTGCCCTGTATCCGAGGGATTGCCACGACGTTCATGCCCTGATCAAAAACGCCGATACAGCCCTCTATCGGGCAAAAGATCTCGGCAGGAATAACTATCAGGTCTACAGTCCTGCCATGAACGCCAGAGCTCTGGAACGAATGGCCATGGAGAACAGCCTTCGCCGGGTTCTCGAGCGGAAAGAATTGAGGGTTCATTATCAGGCCCAGGTGAGCTTCAAAACCGGCAAGATTGTCGGCATGGAAGCTCTTGTTCGATGGGAACATGAAATCGGTGAAATGATTCAACCCTCCGTATTCATCCCGTTGGCTGAACAAATTGGTGTCATCGCGCCTATTGGAGAATGGGTCTTGCGGACAGCCTGCTACCAGGCCAAAACCTGGCAACAGGAAGGATTCGCTCCACTGCGTGTGGGAATCAACGTTTCCGCAGCCCAGCTTCAGGATCCGAAATTCGCCGATGTCGTCACCCACATCGTCAGCGAATCAAAGATTGATCCCAAATGGATCAATCTTGAAATCACGGAGAGCGTGGTCATGGAGGATGTCAAGGAGGCCGTCGGCAAATTCCGTCAACTGCATGACGTTGGCATCACCCTGGCTATCGATGACTTCGGGATCGGATATTCTTCCCTGAGCTATCTGAGAGATTTTCCGGTCGATCAGTTGAAGATGGATCGCTCTTTCGTCCAGAATCTGCCCCACCAAACCAATGACGCAAACATTGCCCGCCACATCATAGCCATGGCACACGAAGTTGGTCTCTCGGTCATCGCCGAAGGAGTGGAAACCGCTGAGCAGTTCGAATTTCTGAGATCTCTCGGATGCAATGAAGGACAGGGTTTCCTCTTGAGCAGGCCCGTGCCGCCTGAAGAATTCACCAAACTGCTCAGGAGGGGGAAAACATTTTCCTTCCCTGCCGCATCTTCCACTTTGCCCCTTCCCACGGAAACGGCCGCAAGTCTCGCCTGA
- a CDS encoding aspartate carbamoyltransferase catalytic subunit produces MSFPHKHILGIEHLSKEDIDLILNTAESFKEVNLRDIKKVPTLRGKTVINLFYEASTRTRTSFEIAGKRMSADTINISASASSVVKGETLEDTAKNIEAMNPDIIVIRHAASGAPHYLAKRLNCSIINAGDGAHEHPSQALLDLFTIREHKGKIEGLTVAIVGDITHSRVVRSNIYALNKMGATVRVAGPGTMIPPGIERLGVQVFHNINEAIKDADVVMMLRIQLERQGKTLVPTLREYSQFFGLNIENLKLAKPDAIVMHPGPMNRGVEISSYVADGSQNVILDQVENGVAVRMALLYLLAGSEEAREA; encoded by the coding sequence ATGTCGTTCCCCCATAAACACATCCTCGGTATCGAGCACTTGTCGAAAGAGGACATCGACCTGATTCTGAATACCGCCGAAAGCTTCAAGGAGGTCAATCTACGGGACATCAAAAAGGTTCCGACCCTGCGCGGCAAAACGGTCATCAATCTCTTCTACGAGGCCAGCACGCGCACCCGCACCTCCTTTGAGATCGCCGGCAAGCGGATGTCCGCCGACACCATCAACATCAGCGCCTCGGCCTCCTCGGTAGTCAAAGGGGAGACTCTTGAAGACACCGCCAAAAACATCGAGGCGATGAATCCGGACATCATCGTCATTCGCCACGCCGCCTCAGGAGCGCCGCATTATCTGGCCAAGCGTCTCAACTGCTCCATCATCAATGCCGGAGACGGCGCCCACGAGCATCCCAGCCAGGCCTTGCTCGACCTCTTCACAATCCGGGAGCACAAAGGAAAGATCGAAGGACTGACGGTAGCCATCGTCGGCGATATCACCCACAGCCGCGTGGTGCGCTCCAATATCTACGCTTTGAATAAAATGGGAGCCACTGTGCGGGTGGCCGGTCCCGGAACCATGATTCCCCCGGGCATCGAGCGTTTAGGAGTGCAGGTCTTTCACAACATCAACGAAGCCATCAAGGATGCCGACGTGGTGATGATGTTGCGCATCCAACTGGAGCGACAGGGGAAAACCCTGGTGCCTACACTGCGCGAATACTCGCAGTTCTTCGGACTGAATATCGAGAATCTGAAGCTGGCCAAGCCCGACGCCATCGTCATGCATCCGGGGCCGATGAACCGGGGTGTGGAGATCTCCTCCTACGTCGCCGACGGCAGCCAGAACGTCATTCTCGACCAGGTGGAAAACGGCGTGGCCGTACGCATGGCTCTTCTCTACCTGCTGGCGGGGAGCGAGGAAGCAAGGGAAGCCTAA
- the lepA gene encoding translation elongation factor 4 — protein MDQKLIRNFSIIAHIDHGKSTLADRLLEATGTLTAREKTDQFLDKMDLERERGITIKAQAVRLAYRADDGKDYILNLIDTPGHVDFTYEVSRSLTACEGATLVVDASQGVEAQTLANVYLAIDQNLEVFPVLNKIDLPGADPARVKEEIEEIIGLDTSDAVEASAKEGIGIHEILESIVRKVPAPTGDPDAPLKALIFDSWYDPYQGVIILVRIFDGVLKKGDKIQLMANKKTQEVLKVGVFAPHPLEVPGLGAGEVGFVIAGIKVVQDAKVGDTITHLHRPTEAALPGFKEVKPMVFSGLYPIDSGEYDSLRDALEKLRLNDASFSFEPENSLALGFGFRCGFLGLLHMEIIQERLEREFGVDLITTAPTVVYKVTTVKGEQLRVESANMLPDIQYIERILEPFILASIHVPNEFVGAVLALCEEKRGTQREIKYLTANRVMVVYELPLNEIVLDFFDRLKSITRGYASLDYEHLDFRESQLVRLNVLINGEAVDALSLIVHRDKAQYRGRELASKMKEFIPRQQYEVAIQAAIGTKVIARETVKALRKDVTAKCYGGDITRKRKLLEKQKEGKKRMKQVGSVELPQEAFLAILKVKESK, from the coding sequence ATGGACCAGAAGCTGATCCGGAATTTTTCAATAATTGCCCATATCGATCATGGCAAATCGACCCTGGCCGACCGCCTGCTGGAGGCCACCGGAACCCTGACCGCGAGGGAGAAAACAGACCAGTTTCTTGACAAAATGGACCTGGAACGCGAGCGGGGAATCACCATCAAGGCCCAGGCGGTGCGCCTTGCCTATCGGGCTGACGACGGGAAGGATTATATTCTCAACCTCATTGACACTCCCGGTCACGTCGACTTCACCTATGAGGTGAGCCGCTCGCTGACCGCCTGCGAAGGAGCGACCCTGGTGGTCGACGCCTCTCAGGGGGTGGAAGCACAGACCCTGGCGAACGTCTATCTGGCGATAGATCAGAATCTGGAGGTATTTCCCGTACTGAACAAGATCGACCTGCCTGGCGCCGATCCGGCACGGGTAAAGGAGGAAATCGAGGAGATCATCGGTCTGGACACTTCGGATGCCGTAGAGGCCAGCGCCAAAGAGGGAATCGGGATCCATGAGATCCTCGAATCGATCGTGCGGAAGGTGCCGGCCCCGACGGGTGATCCCGATGCCCCCCTGAAAGCTCTTATCTTCGACTCCTGGTACGATCCCTATCAGGGCGTGATCATTCTGGTGCGGATTTTCGACGGCGTTCTGAAGAAGGGCGACAAGATCCAGCTCATGGCGAATAAGAAGACCCAGGAGGTTCTCAAGGTGGGCGTTTTCGCTCCCCATCCCCTGGAAGTTCCTGGACTTGGAGCCGGCGAGGTCGGGTTCGTCATCGCCGGGATCAAGGTGGTTCAGGATGCCAAGGTCGGCGACACCATCACCCACCTGCACCGTCCCACCGAGGCGGCGCTGCCGGGCTTCAAGGAAGTCAAGCCCATGGTTTTCTCCGGCCTCTATCCGATCGACTCCGGCGAATACGACAGCCTGCGCGACGCCCTCGAGAAGCTGAGGCTGAACGACGCCTCCTTTTCCTTTGAGCCGGAGAATTCGCTGGCTCTTGGTTTCGGTTTCCGCTGCGGTTTCCTGGGCCTGCTGCACATGGAGATCATTCAGGAGAGACTCGAGCGGGAGTTCGGAGTCGACCTGATAACCACAGCCCCCACCGTCGTCTACAAGGTGACCACCGTCAAAGGGGAACAGTTGCGGGTGGAAAGCGCCAACATGCTTCCCGATATTCAGTATATTGAGCGCATTCTGGAGCCTTTCATTCTCGCTTCGATCCACGTCCCCAACGAATTCGTGGGGGCGGTGCTCGCTCTCTGCGAAGAGAAGCGCGGGACGCAGCGGGAAATCAAGTATTTGACCGCCAATCGGGTCATGGTCGTCTATGAACTGCCTCTCAACGAAATCGTCCTCGACTTTTTCGACAGGCTCAAATCGATCACCCGCGGTTATGCTTCCCTCGACTACGAGCACCTTGATTTCCGCGAAAGCCAGTTGGTGCGGCTCAACGTTCTGATCAACGGCGAAGCGGTAGACGCCCTCTCCCTGATCGTTCACCGCGACAAAGCCCAGTACCGGGGGCGGGAACTGGCGTCGAAAATGAAGGAATTCATCCCCCGCCAGCAGTACGAGGTCGCCATCCAGGCCGCGATCGGCACTAAGGTGATCGCCCGCGAGACGGTCAAGGCGCTGCGCAAGGATGTCACCGCCAAATGTTACGGAGGCGACATCACCCGCAAACGCAAACTTCTGGAGAAGCAGAAGGAAGGCAAGAAAAGAATGAAGCAGGTCGGCAGCGTCGAGCTTCCCCAGGAAGCCTTCCTGGCTATTCTCAAGGTGAAAGAATCGAAATAA